In Burkholderia contaminans, the following proteins share a genomic window:
- the metH gene encoding methionine synthase: MTDHMMRLAGLEPFNVTSGTLFINVGERTNVTGSKAFARMILNGQFDEALAVARQQVENGAQVIDINMDEAMLDSKAAMVRFLNLIASEPDIARVPIMIDSSKWEVIEAGLKCVQGKAIVNSISLKEGEDAFRHHAHLIRRYGAAAVVMAFDETGQADTYERKIEICTRSYNFLVNEVGFPPEDIIFDPNIFAVATGIEEHNNYAVDFIEATRWIKQNLPYAKVSGGVSNVSFSFRGNDPVREAIHTVFLYHAIQAGMDMGIVNAGQLGVYADLDPELRERVEDVILNRRDDSTDRLLEIADKFKAGGAKKEENLEWRNQPVEKRLSHALVHGITNFIVEDTEEVRAKIAAAGGRPINVIEGPLMDGMNIVGDLFGQGKMFLPQVVKSARVMKQAVAHLIPFIEEEKRLLAEAGGDVRAKGKIVIATVKGDVHDIGKNIVSVVLQCNNFEVVNMGVMVPCNEILAKAKVEGADIIGLSGLITPSLEEMAYVASEMQRDDYFRVKKIPLLIGGATTSRVHTAVKIAPHYEGPVVYVPDASRSVSVASSLLSDEGATKYLDELKSDYERIRDQHANRKAQPMVTLAEARANKTKVDWAGYQPVKPKFIGRRVFKNYDLNELAQYIDWGPFFQTWDLAGPYPAILNDEIVGESARRVFSDAKSMLARLIQGRWLTASGVISLLPANTVNDDDIEIYSDESRSEVLLTWRNLRQQSVRPVVDGVMRPNRSLADFIAPKESGVADYIGMFAVTAGLGVDAKEKQFEADHDDYSAIMLKALADRFAEAFAEAMHARVRRELWGYASGETLDNDALIAEKYAGIRPAPGYPACPDHLVKRDMFDVLRADEIGMSVTDSLAMLPAASVSGFYLAHPDSTYFSVGKIGQDQLEDYAQRMALSLDDARRALAPQL, translated from the coding sequence ATGACCGATCACATGATGCGCCTCGCCGGCCTCGAGCCGTTCAACGTCACGTCCGGAACGCTCTTCATCAACGTCGGTGAACGCACCAACGTCACCGGCTCGAAGGCGTTCGCACGCATGATCCTCAACGGCCAGTTCGACGAGGCGCTCGCGGTCGCGCGCCAGCAGGTCGAGAACGGCGCGCAGGTGATCGACATCAACATGGACGAGGCGATGCTCGATTCGAAGGCGGCGATGGTGCGCTTCCTGAACCTGATCGCGTCGGAGCCGGACATCGCGCGCGTGCCGATCATGATCGACTCGTCGAAGTGGGAAGTGATCGAGGCGGGCCTGAAGTGCGTGCAGGGCAAGGCGATCGTGAACTCGATCTCGCTGAAGGAAGGCGAGGACGCGTTCCGCCACCACGCGCACCTGATCCGCCGCTACGGCGCGGCGGCCGTCGTGATGGCGTTCGACGAAACCGGCCAGGCCGACACCTACGAGCGCAAGATCGAGATCTGCACGCGCTCGTACAACTTCCTCGTGAACGAAGTCGGCTTCCCGCCGGAAGACATCATCTTCGACCCGAACATCTTCGCGGTCGCGACGGGCATCGAGGAGCACAACAACTACGCGGTCGACTTCATCGAGGCGACGCGCTGGATCAAGCAGAACCTGCCGTACGCGAAGGTGAGCGGCGGCGTGTCGAACGTGTCGTTCTCGTTCCGCGGCAACGACCCGGTGCGCGAGGCGATCCACACCGTGTTCCTGTACCACGCGATCCAGGCGGGGATGGACATGGGCATCGTCAACGCGGGCCAGCTCGGCGTGTACGCCGACCTCGACCCGGAGCTGCGCGAGCGCGTCGAGGACGTGATCCTGAACCGCCGCGACGATTCGACCGACCGGCTGCTCGAGATCGCCGACAAGTTCAAGGCGGGCGGCGCGAAGAAGGAAGAGAACCTCGAGTGGCGCAACCAGCCGGTCGAGAAGCGGCTCTCGCATGCGCTGGTGCACGGCATCACGAACTTCATCGTCGAGGATACCGAGGAAGTGCGCGCGAAGATCGCCGCGGCCGGCGGCCGCCCGATCAACGTGATCGAAGGGCCGCTGATGGACGGGATGAACATCGTCGGCGACCTGTTCGGCCAGGGCAAGATGTTCCTGCCGCAGGTCGTGAAATCGGCGCGCGTGATGAAGCAGGCGGTTGCGCACCTGATTCCGTTCATCGAGGAAGAAAAGCGCCTGCTCGCGGAAGCGGGCGGCGACGTGCGTGCGAAGGGCAAGATCGTCATCGCGACCGTGAAGGGCGACGTTCACGACATCGGCAAGAACATCGTGTCGGTCGTGCTCCAGTGCAACAACTTCGAAGTCGTCAACATGGGCGTGATGGTCCCGTGCAACGAGATCCTCGCGAAGGCGAAGGTCGAGGGCGCAGACATCATCGGGCTGTCGGGCCTCATCACGCCGAGCCTCGAGGAAATGGCGTACGTCGCGTCCGAAATGCAGCGCGACGACTACTTCCGCGTGAAGAAGATCCCGCTCCTGATCGGCGGCGCGACAACCTCGCGCGTGCACACGGCCGTGAAGATCGCGCCGCACTACGAAGGCCCGGTGGTCTACGTGCCGGACGCGTCGCGCTCGGTGTCGGTCGCCTCCAGCCTGCTGTCCGACGAAGGCGCGACGAAGTACCTCGACGAGCTGAAGTCCGACTACGAACGCATCCGCGACCAGCACGCGAACCGCAAGGCGCAGCCGATGGTCACGCTCGCCGAAGCGCGCGCGAACAAGACCAAGGTCGACTGGGCGGGCTACCAGCCGGTGAAACCGAAGTTCATCGGCCGCCGCGTGTTCAAGAACTACGACCTGAACGAGCTCGCGCAGTACATCGACTGGGGCCCGTTCTTCCAGACCTGGGATCTCGCGGGCCCGTACCCGGCGATCCTGAACGACGAGATCGTCGGCGAATCGGCGCGGCGCGTGTTCTCCGACGCGAAATCGATGCTCGCGCGCCTGATCCAGGGCCGCTGGCTGACCGCGAGCGGCGTGATCTCGCTGCTGCCGGCGAACACCGTCAACGACGACGACATCGAGATCTACAGCGACGAGTCGCGCTCGGAGGTGCTGCTGACCTGGCGCAACCTGCGCCAGCAGAGCGTGCGCCCGGTGGTCGACGGCGTGATGCGGCCGAACCGCTCGCTCGCCGACTTCATCGCACCGAAGGAATCGGGCGTCGCCGACTACATCGGGATGTTCGCGGTGACGGCCGGCCTCGGCGTCGACGCGAAGGAAAAGCAGTTCGAAGCCGACCACGACGACTACAGCGCGATCATGCTGAAGGCGCTCGCCGACCGCTTCGCGGAAGCCTTCGCGGAAGCGATGCACGCGCGCGTGCGGCGCGAGCTGTGGGGCTACGCGAGCGGCGAGACGCTCGACAACGACGCGCTGATCGCCGAGAAGTACGCGGGCATCCGCCCGGCGCCCGGCTACCCGGCCTGCCCCGACCACCTGGTGAAGCGCGACATGTTCGACGTGCTGCGCGCGGACGAGATCGGCATGAGCGTGACCGACTCGCTGGCGATGCTGCCGGCCGCGAGCGTGTCGGGCTTCTATCTCGCGCATCCGGACAGCACGTATTTCTCGGTCGGCAAAATCGGGCAGGATCAGCTCGAGGACTATGCGCAACGCATGGCGCTGTCGCTCGACGACGCGCGCCGCGCGCTCGCGCCGCAGTTGTAA
- a CDS encoding DUF1840 domain-containing protein, with protein sequence MITFKSKAAQDLDVLKDFAVYVLGLVGKQLGERGVITHDELDHAIAKLEGAVAQAKQERAEHAGHFHEDEADHAHHEVPPSLAQRVAPFLTMLREAKAGEADVHWGF encoded by the coding sequence ATGATTACGTTCAAGAGCAAGGCGGCACAGGATCTCGACGTGCTGAAGGATTTCGCCGTGTATGTGCTGGGTCTCGTCGGCAAGCAGCTGGGCGAGCGCGGTGTGATTACGCACGACGAACTGGACCACGCGATCGCCAAGCTGGAAGGCGCGGTTGCGCAGGCGAAGCAGGAACGCGCCGAGCACGCCGGCCATTTCCACGAAGACGAAGCCGACCACGCGCACCACGAAGTGCCGCCGAGCCTGGCACAGCGCGTTGCCCCCTTCCTGACGATGCTGCGCGAGGCGAAAGCCGGCGAAGCCGACGTGCACTGGGGCTTCTGA
- the argS gene encoding arginine--tRNA ligase, with product MLPAHKQTLEALLADSVKQVAHALKGADAANADVTFVAPAITLERPKVAAHGDVACNVAMQLAKPLGTNPRQLAEQIVAALTAQPGAQGLVEAAEIAGPGFINLRLSAAAKQAVIAAVFDQGRAFGTSDREKGKQVLLEFVSANPTGPLHVGHGRQAALGDVLANVIASQGYAVHREFYYNDAGVQIGNLAISTQARARGLKPGDAGWPEAAYNGEYIADIARDFLNGETVAASDGEPVKGTGDVEDLDAIRKFAVTYLRREQDMDLQAFGVKFDQYYLESSLYSEGRVEKTVDALIKAGMTYEQDGALWLRTTDEGDDKDRVMRKSDGTYTYFVPDVAYHVTKWERGFTKVINIQGSDHHGTIARVRAGLQGLHIGIPKGYPDYVLHKMVTVMRDGQEVKISKRAGSYVTVRDLIEWSGGAAAGQEAAPDLIDEATITRGRDAVRFFLISRKADTEFVFDIDLALKQNDENPVYYVQYAHARICSVLNELKARYNVDVAQLPGADLSQLTSAQAASLMQKLAEYPDMLTHAANELAPHAVAFYLRDLAGEFHSFYNAERVLVDDEAPRNARAALLAATRQVLENGLAVLGVSAPAKM from the coding sequence ATGCTGCCAGCACACAAACAGACCCTCGAAGCCCTGCTCGCGGATAGCGTCAAGCAGGTCGCACACGCGCTGAAAGGCGCCGACGCGGCAAACGCCGACGTCACGTTCGTCGCCCCCGCCATCACGCTGGAGCGCCCGAAGGTCGCCGCGCACGGCGACGTCGCGTGCAACGTCGCGATGCAGCTCGCTAAGCCGCTCGGCACGAACCCGCGCCAGCTCGCCGAGCAGATCGTCGCCGCCCTCACCGCCCAGCCGGGCGCGCAAGGCCTCGTCGAAGCCGCCGAGATCGCCGGCCCCGGCTTCATCAACCTGCGCCTGTCGGCCGCCGCGAAGCAGGCGGTGATCGCCGCCGTGTTCGACCAGGGCCGCGCGTTCGGCACGTCCGATCGCGAGAAAGGCAAGCAAGTGTTGCTCGAATTCGTGTCGGCGAACCCGACCGGCCCGCTGCACGTCGGCCACGGCCGCCAGGCCGCGCTCGGCGACGTGCTCGCGAACGTGATCGCGAGCCAGGGCTACGCGGTGCACCGCGAGTTCTACTACAACGATGCAGGCGTGCAGATCGGCAACCTCGCGATCTCGACGCAGGCGCGCGCACGCGGCCTGAAGCCGGGTGACGCGGGCTGGCCGGAAGCCGCGTACAACGGCGAATACATCGCCGACATCGCACGCGACTTCCTGAACGGCGAAACGGTCGCCGCGTCGGACGGCGAGCCGGTCAAGGGCACGGGCGACGTCGAGGATCTCGACGCGATCCGCAAGTTCGCGGTCACGTACCTGCGTCGCGAGCAGGACATGGATCTGCAGGCATTCGGCGTGAAGTTCGACCAGTACTACCTCGAGTCGTCGCTGTACAGCGAAGGCCGTGTCGAGAAGACGGTCGACGCGCTGATCAAGGCCGGCATGACCTACGAGCAGGACGGCGCGCTGTGGCTGCGCACGACCGACGAAGGCGACGACAAGGATCGCGTGATGCGCAAGTCGGACGGCACGTACACGTACTTCGTGCCGGACGTCGCGTACCACGTGACGAAGTGGGAGCGCGGCTTCACCAAGGTGATCAACATCCAGGGTTCGGACCACCACGGCACGATCGCGCGCGTGCGCGCCGGCCTGCAGGGCCTGCACATCGGGATCCCGAAGGGCTACCCCGACTACGTGCTGCACAAGATGGTCACCGTGATGCGCGACGGCCAGGAAGTGAAGATCTCGAAGCGCGCGGGCAGCTACGTGACGGTGCGCGATCTGATCGAATGGTCGGGTGGCGCGGCGGCGGGCCAGGAAGCGGCGCCCGACCTGATCGACGAGGCGACCATCACGCGCGGCCGCGACGCGGTGCGGTTCTTCCTGATCTCGCGCAAGGCCGATACCGAGTTCGTGTTCGACATCGACCTCGCGCTGAAACAGAACGACGAAAACCCGGTCTATTACGTCCAGTACGCGCACGCGCGGATCTGCTCGGTGCTCAACGAGCTGAAAGCGCGCTACAACGTCGACGTCGCACAGCTGCCTGGCGCCGACCTGTCGCAGCTGACGAGCGCGCAAGCGGCGTCGCTGATGCAGAAGCTGGCCGAGTACCCGGACATGCTCACGCACGCGGCCAACGAACTGGCACCGCACGCCGTTGCGTTCTACCTGCGCGACCTCGCTGGCGAATTCCACTCGTTCTACAATGCGGAGCGCGTGCTGGTGGACGACGAAGCGCCGCGCAATGCACGCGCAGCACTCCTCGCCGCGACCCGGCAGGTGCTCGAGAATGGTCTGGCGGTGCTCGGCGTGTCCGCGCCCGCCAAGATGTAA
- a CDS encoding SPOR domain-containing protein: MAQPRRTSKQSKQAGGTFLGIVLGLIVGLAIAVVVALYITRSPSPFVSKVAPPPADNAASQPQQFDPNRALQGKTPGQPVPQAAQSAPPNTAPGQAANQTQGGLLPEPQIVEVPPQANGSSGSNNTGSSNNSTASNNTSSGNGVAVAPKPADTTPPPKKTQQAQQQQQQGGEDDLARFAAQKQAQQAAAQKQQQQQLAANTPKPTSSAAAAAAAKPPTANDANTGYFLQVGAYKTEGDAEQQRARLGFQGFESKVSKRDVSGVTYFRVRVGPFSKFEDMNSARQRLSDAGVDTAVIRFTKQ, translated from the coding sequence ATGGCACAACCACGCCGAACTTCGAAGCAATCGAAACAAGCCGGAGGAACATTTCTTGGAATCGTGCTGGGCCTGATCGTCGGCCTCGCGATCGCCGTGGTGGTGGCGCTCTACATCACGCGTTCCCCGTCGCCTTTCGTGTCGAAGGTCGCGCCGCCGCCGGCCGACAACGCCGCGAGCCAGCCGCAGCAGTTCGATCCGAACCGTGCGCTGCAGGGCAAGACGCCGGGGCAGCCGGTGCCGCAGGCCGCGCAGTCGGCGCCGCCGAACACCGCGCCCGGCCAGGCCGCGAACCAGACCCAGGGCGGCCTGCTGCCCGAACCGCAGATCGTCGAAGTGCCGCCGCAGGCCAACGGGTCGAGCGGCTCGAACAACACCGGCAGCTCGAACAACTCGACCGCGTCGAACAATACGTCGTCGGGTAACGGCGTCGCCGTCGCGCCGAAGCCGGCCGACACCACGCCGCCGCCGAAGAAGACGCAGCAAGCGCAGCAGCAACAGCAGCAAGGCGGCGAGGACGATCTCGCCCGCTTCGCCGCGCAGAAGCAGGCGCAGCAAGCCGCCGCGCAAAAGCAGCAGCAACAGCAACTGGCGGCGAACACGCCGAAGCCGACGTCGTCGGCCGCGGCCGCCGCGGCAGCGAAGCCGCCGACCGCGAACGACGCGAATACCGGCTACTTCCTGCAGGTGGGCGCGTACAAGACGGAAGGCGACGCCGAGCAGCAGCGCGCGCGCCTCGGCTTCCAGGGCTTCGAGTCGAAGGTGTCGAAGCGCGATGTCAGCGGCGTGACGTACTTCCGCGTGCGCGTCGGCCCGTTCTCGAAGTTCGAGGATATGAACTCGGCTCGCCAGCGCCTGTCCGATGCAGGTGTCGACACGGCGGTGATTCGTTTCACGAAGCAGTAA
- a CDS encoding thiol:disulfide interchange protein DsbA/DsbL: MKKLLSTLLLSLGLAAGLAQASPAAPVAGKDFEVMKSPQPVSAPAGKVEVIEFFWYGCPHCYEFEPTIEAWVKKQGNNIDFKRVPVAFRDDFVPHSKLFYAVSALGISEKVTPAIFNAIHKQKNYLLTPQAQADFLATQGVDKKKFTDAYNSFSVQGEVNQSAKLLKDYAIDGVPTVVIQGKYKTGPAYTNSIPGTAQVLDFLVKQVQDKKL; this comes from the coding sequence ATGAAAAAACTGCTTAGCACGCTCCTTCTGTCCCTGGGCCTGGCGGCCGGCCTCGCGCAGGCTTCGCCCGCCGCACCGGTCGCCGGCAAGGACTTCGAGGTGATGAAGTCGCCGCAGCCGGTGTCCGCGCCGGCCGGCAAGGTCGAGGTGATCGAATTCTTCTGGTACGGCTGCCCGCACTGCTACGAATTCGAGCCGACGATCGAGGCCTGGGTGAAGAAGCAAGGCAACAACATCGACTTCAAGCGCGTCCCCGTCGCATTCCGTGACGATTTCGTCCCGCACTCGAAGCTGTTCTACGCGGTGTCCGCGCTCGGCATCTCCGAGAAGGTCACGCCGGCGATCTTCAACGCGATCCACAAGCAGAAGAACTACCTGCTGACGCCGCAGGCGCAGGCCGACTTCCTGGCCACGCAGGGCGTCGACAAGAAGAAGTTCACGGACGCGTACAACTCGTTCAGCGTGCAGGGCGAAGTGAATCAGTCGGCCAAGCTGCTGAAGGACTACGCGATCGACGGCGTGCCGACGGTCGTCATCCAGGGCAAGTACAAGACGGGCCCCGCTTACACGAACAGCATCCCGGGTACCGCCCAGGTGCTCGACTTCCTCGTGAAGCAGGTTCAGGACAAGAAGCTCTGA
- a CDS encoding SDR family oxidoreductase, whose translation MTTPLKVFITGASSGLGLAMAEEYARQGATLALVARRTDALDAFARRFPKLSISVYSADVRDADALATAAASFISTHGCPDVVIANAGISQGAVTGQGDLATFRNVMDINYYGMVATFEPFVGPMTATRHGTLVGVASVAGVRGLPGSGAYSASKSAAIKYLEALRVELRPAGVGVVTIAPGYIRTPMTAHNPYRMPFLMDADRFAARAAQAIARQHAFRVIPWQMGVVAKVLHVLPRWLYDRLFEKAPRKPKAGAH comes from the coding sequence ATGACTACTCCGCTGAAGGTCTTCATCACCGGCGCATCGAGCGGCCTCGGCCTCGCGATGGCCGAGGAATACGCCCGCCAGGGCGCCACGCTCGCACTCGTCGCGCGACGCACCGATGCCCTCGATGCGTTCGCGCGGCGGTTCCCGAAGCTGTCCATCTCCGTCTATTCCGCCGACGTGCGCGACGCCGATGCGCTCGCGACGGCGGCTGCGTCGTTCATCTCGACGCACGGCTGCCCCGACGTCGTCATCGCGAACGCAGGCATCAGCCAGGGTGCCGTCACGGGCCAGGGCGATCTCGCGACGTTCCGCAACGTGATGGACATCAACTACTACGGGATGGTCGCGACGTTCGAGCCGTTCGTCGGCCCGATGACGGCCACGCGCCACGGCACGCTGGTCGGTGTCGCGAGCGTTGCCGGCGTGCGCGGGCTGCCCGGCTCCGGCGCGTACAGCGCGTCGAAATCGGCCGCGATCAAGTATCTCGAAGCGCTGCGCGTCGAGCTGCGGCCGGCCGGCGTCGGCGTCGTGACGATCGCGCCCGGCTACATCCGCACGCCGATGACCGCACACAACCCGTACCGGATGCCGTTCCTGATGGACGCCGACCGCTTCGCGGCGCGCGCGGCCCAGGCAATCGCCCGGCAGCACGCGTTCCGCGTGATTCCGTGGCAGATGGGCGTCGTCGCGAAGGTGCTGCATGTGTTGCCGCGCTGGCTGTACGACCGCCTGTTCGAGAAGGCACCGCGCAAGCCGAAGGCCGGAGCGCACTGA
- a CDS encoding ABC transporter substrate-binding protein: MQVKLFAAATLAAALAAPGLAAAKPLTICTESSPDGFDVVQYNSLVTTNASADVIFNTLVSYDEAAKKVVPALADKWDASADGLTYTFHLRPNVAFQTTDYFKPTRSLDADDIVFTFSRMLDDSNPWHKVAGASGFPHAQSMGLVKLVKSVTKVDDNTVKFVLNEPNATFVPILTMGFASIYSAEYADQLLKAGKQTDLNAKPVGTGPFVLKSYTKDALIRYDVNPTYWGTKPKVDRLIYAITPDPSVRLQKVKAGECQIALSPKPQDVLAAKGESALKVVQTPAFMTAFVALNTQKKPLDNDKVREALNLAFDRATYLKVVFDNTATAANNPYPPNTWSYAKDVAPYAYDPAKAKQLLAQAGFPNGFSTTIWTRPTGSVLNPNPKVGAELLQADLAKIGVKAEVKVIEWGELIKQAKLGQHDILFMGWAGDNGDPDNYLSPLFSCNAVKSGINFARFCDTQLDKLIADGKSTADQAKRAKLYEAAQKIIHDQALWIPLGYPTAAALTRTNVSGYHVSPFGRQNFTTVAVQ; the protein is encoded by the coding sequence ATGCAGGTCAAGCTGTTCGCCGCGGCCACGCTCGCCGCCGCCCTCGCCGCCCCCGGCCTCGCCGCCGCCAAGCCGCTCACCATCTGCACGGAATCGAGCCCGGACGGCTTCGACGTCGTGCAGTACAACTCGCTCGTCACGACCAACGCATCGGCCGACGTGATCTTCAACACGCTCGTGTCGTACGACGAAGCCGCGAAGAAGGTCGTGCCCGCGCTCGCCGACAAATGGGATGCGAGCGCCGACGGCCTCACGTACACGTTCCACCTGCGCCCGAACGTCGCGTTCCAGACCACCGACTATTTCAAGCCGACCCGCTCGCTCGACGCGGACGACATCGTGTTCACGTTCTCGCGGATGCTCGACGACTCGAATCCGTGGCACAAGGTGGCCGGCGCGAGCGGCTTCCCGCACGCGCAGTCGATGGGCCTCGTGAAGCTGGTGAAGTCGGTCACGAAGGTCGACGACAACACCGTGAAGTTCGTGCTGAACGAGCCGAACGCGACGTTCGTGCCGATCCTGACGATGGGCTTCGCATCGATCTACTCGGCCGAATACGCAGACCAGCTGCTGAAGGCCGGCAAGCAGACCGACCTGAACGCGAAGCCGGTCGGCACCGGCCCGTTCGTGCTGAAGAGCTACACGAAGGACGCGCTGATCCGCTACGACGTGAACCCGACCTACTGGGGCACGAAGCCGAAGGTCGACCGGCTGATCTATGCGATCACGCCCGACCCGTCGGTGCGCCTGCAGAAGGTCAAGGCCGGCGAATGCCAGATCGCGCTTTCGCCGAAGCCGCAGGACGTGCTCGCCGCGAAGGGCGAAAGCGCGTTGAAGGTCGTGCAGACGCCCGCGTTCATGACCGCGTTCGTCGCGCTGAACACGCAGAAGAAGCCGCTCGACAACGACAAGGTGCGCGAAGCGCTGAACCTCGCGTTCGACCGCGCGACCTACCTGAAGGTCGTGTTCGACAATACCGCGACGGCCGCGAACAACCCGTATCCGCCGAACACGTGGAGCTACGCGAAGGACGTCGCGCCGTATGCGTACGATCCGGCGAAGGCGAAGCAGCTGCTCGCGCAGGCGGGCTTCCCGAACGGCTTCTCGACGACGATCTGGACGCGCCCGACCGGCAGCGTGCTGAACCCGAACCCGAAGGTCGGCGCGGAGCTGCTGCAGGCCGACCTCGCGAAGATCGGCGTGAAGGCCGAGGTCAAGGTGATCGAATGGGGCGAGCTGATCAAGCAGGCGAAGCTCGGCCAGCATGACATCCTGTTCATGGGCTGGGCCGGCGACAACGGCGATCCGGACAACTACCTGTCGCCGCTGTTCAGCTGCAATGCGGTGAAGTCGGGCATCAACTTCGCGCGCTTCTGCGACACGCAGCTCGACAAGCTGATCGCCGACGGCAAGTCGACCGCCGACCAGGCCAAGCGCGCGAAACTGTACGAAGCCGCGCAGAAGATCATCCACGACCAGGCGCTGTGGATTCCGCTCGGCTACCCGACCGCGGCCGCGCTCACGCGCACGAACGTGAGCGGCTATCACGTGAGTCCGTTCGGACGGCAGAACTTCACGACCGTCGCCGTGCAGTAA
- a CDS encoding ABC-F family ATP-binding cassette domain-containing protein, protein MAAATPTGALVALHHVSFRFDDGFTLFDSLDLSIDRTPTGIVGRNGIGKSQLAQLIAGRCAPSAGTIERHTSVVYVAQQHDDGDVSAGPRTVAQIAALDAPLGALARLADGRAEPHDFDLISDRWDLAERLRIALDAAGLHDVRADMPAQALSGGQLARVALIGALLSGAGLLVLDEPTNHLDAPGRAWLRAALDGWRGGVVIVSHDRGLLAGVQRIVELTPQGLRSYGGNYTLYRAQRDAEQDAAQSVLDNARAERGRVRRRLEQEHDTIQRHAAASLRDAKTANLSSMAKQGRKGAARSIMGTVRRHQNEFKATLDERVQEAAARVEADAPVLVSLPGTEVSARRQLFTFERARLPWRIAGDADTITWSASGPVRIALTGPNGCGKSTLLRMLAGELEPRSGACTTHVSAAYLDQRLALLDPDRSIVEQLGLLDTPLAEGDLRSRLALLQLDAVRATQPARQLSGGERLKAALACALWRGVPAQLLLLDEPTNHLDLESVRAIEAALAGFPGAIVVASHDTAFLAALDPTHTMQWHRDGWRYEPVA, encoded by the coding sequence ATGGCTGCAGCCACGCCCACCGGCGCGCTCGTCGCGCTTCATCACGTTTCCTTCCGCTTCGACGACGGCTTCACGCTGTTCGATTCGCTCGACCTGTCCATCGACCGCACGCCGACCGGCATCGTCGGCCGCAACGGCATCGGCAAGAGCCAGCTCGCGCAATTGATCGCGGGGCGCTGCGCGCCGAGCGCGGGGACGATCGAGCGGCACACGTCAGTCGTCTACGTCGCGCAGCAGCATGACGACGGCGACGTATCGGCCGGCCCGCGAACCGTCGCGCAGATTGCCGCGCTCGACGCGCCGCTCGGCGCACTCGCGCGTCTCGCCGACGGTCGCGCGGAACCACACGACTTCGACCTGATCAGCGACCGCTGGGATCTCGCGGAGCGGCTGCGCATCGCGCTCGACGCAGCGGGCCTGCACGACGTGCGCGCCGACATGCCCGCGCAGGCATTGAGCGGCGGCCAGCTCGCGCGCGTCGCGCTGATCGGCGCGCTGCTGTCCGGCGCGGGCTTGCTCGTGCTCGACGAACCGACCAACCATCTCGACGCGCCGGGCCGTGCGTGGCTGCGCGCGGCGCTCGACGGCTGGCGCGGCGGCGTCGTCATCGTGAGCCACGACCGTGGGCTGCTCGCCGGCGTGCAACGGATCGTCGAGCTGACGCCGCAAGGCCTGCGCTCGTATGGCGGCAACTACACGCTCTACCGCGCGCAGCGCGACGCGGAACAGGATGCCGCACAGTCCGTGCTCGACAACGCGCGTGCCGAACGCGGACGCGTCAGGCGCAGGCTCGAACAGGAACACGACACGATCCAGCGTCACGCGGCCGCATCACTGCGCGACGCGAAGACGGCCAACCTGTCGTCGATGGCAAAGCAGGGTCGCAAGGGCGCCGCGCGCAGCATCATGGGCACGGTACGGCGCCACCAGAACGAGTTCAAGGCGACACTCGACGAACGGGTACAGGAAGCAGCCGCACGCGTCGAAGCCGATGCGCCCGTGCTGGTGTCGCTGCCGGGCACCGAGGTCAGCGCGCGCCGGCAGCTGTTCACGTTCGAACGCGCACGACTACCGTGGCGCATCGCCGGCGATGCCGACACGATCACGTGGTCGGCGAGCGGGCCCGTACGCATCGCGCTGACCGGCCCGAATGGCTGCGGCAAATCGACGTTGCTGCGAATGCTGGCCGGCGAACTCGAACCGCGTTCAGGTGCATGCACGACGCACGTGAGCGCCGCGTATCTCGACCAGCGGCTCGCGCTGCTCGATCCCGATCGTTCGATCGTCGAGCAACTGGGGCTGCTCGATACGCCGCTCGCCGAAGGCGACCTGCGCAGCCGGCTCGCACTGCTGCAGCTCGACGCGGTGCGCGCGACGCAGCCCGCGCGGCAGCTGAGCGGCGGCGAACGGCTGAAGGCCGCGCTCGCCTGCGCGCTGTGGCGCGGCGTGCCCGCGCAACTGTTGCTGCTCGACGAGCCGACCAATCACCTCGATCTCGAATCGGTGCGGGCGATCGAAGCCGCACTGGCGGGCTTTCCCGGCGCGATCGTGGTCGCGTCGCACGACACCGCGTTTCTCGCGGCGCTCGACCCGACGCACACGATGCAATGGCATCGCGACGGGTGGCGCTACGAACCCGTCGCCTGA